TGAGTGAGTTCGGCGAAGTGGCGGCGGTGGTATTGGTTAAAATCTGGTAGGACTGGCCTTTCTGCCAGGCTAATTCTTGTGCATCTTTTGACAGCACCCAGTCAACGAACAACTTGGCGTTATCCAGATTACGTGCGCCTTTGAGAATACTGACACCACCGATTTCATAACCGGAACCTTCGCAAGGCGAGATTAACTTCAGTGGCGCGCCTTTCTCTTTTTCCAGCGAGTAATCGTGCAAGAAGCCGATGCCAATCGTGGTTTCGCCGCGGGCAGCATTACGGGCTGGGGCTATACCTGACTTGGTGTATTGCGACACGTTAGCGTTCAGTTGTTTCAGGTAATCAAACGCAGCATCCTCGCCCCACAATTGGGAGAAAGTCGCTAACGCCGTGTATGCCGTGCCGGAGCTTTGTGGATCGGCAATCTGGATTTCACCTTTGTAGACTGGATTCGTCAGATCTTTCCAACATTTTGGTTCTGGCAATCCTTTTTCTTTCAGGCGGTCGGTATTCACGCCTATGCCCAGAATGCCAATGTAGACCGCTGATGAATAGTTGCCTTTACGTTTTGCAGGGTCACGGAATTGCGGCATGATCTGGGACAGATTAGGAGACTGGTAAGCGTAGAGCAGATCCATTTCACCGGCCTGCGATTGTGGGTCTAGCGTGCCGCCATACCAGACATCCGCTTGCGGGTTCTTTTTCTCAGCATCGACTTTGGCTAGCGTGCTACCAGAACCATTACGAATAAAGCTGGTTTTGACATCATATTTTTCGCCAAAGGCTTTGGCTTCTTCTTCACACATGGCGTTGGTGGCACTGCAATAAATCACCAGACGACCTTCGGCCTTGGCAACGGTCGTGAAGGCGCTCAGTGCGAGGCCCGCAGCAATCAGTACAGACAGAGGTGCAAGTTTCATAACATTATCCTTTTTATTCTCTGATGGCCCAACGTCGAGTGACATGCAGAGTTGTTGTTGTAGAAATAAATGTTGTTGTAGAGATAAACGCGCTCAGAGGTCTTATTCGACGTACATTTACACTTTATCCGTCGGGGGCACGCGTTTCCCCGCCGGTTCGAACCCTAATCGATTGGTGCCAGTCATCAACAACGGCATCAATAACAAACCCACCCCCGCCGAGGCCAGCGTTAACAAGGCAAAAAATCCTTGCCAGCCAGCGTGTTGCAGCACTTGCGCCAGTGGCCATCCGGCCAATGCTGCGCCGAGATAGGCAAATAAACCGAGAAAGCCAGTGACCGTGCCAGCGGCATCTTTATGGGTATACTCCGTCGCGGCCAAGCCAATCAGCATTTGCGGGCCAAAAACAAAAAAACCGATACTGAAAAACGTCACTGACAGCAAGGGATAGTGATGCACCGGTGCCAGCCACAAGGCGGTCATGGTCAGAAACAGCCCCAGTGCAAACAGCAAAATCATCGGCGCGCGTTGACCACGAAAGAGCAGGTCAGATCCCCAACCGGCAAACAGTGCACCGCATAATCCCCCTAACTCAAACAGCGACAAAGTGGCGTTAGCGCTGATCAAATTCACCCCGTGGCTCTCTGCCAGCCAAATATTGCCCCAGTCGTTAAGGGCGATGCGGATCAGGTAAACCAGCACGTAGGAAACGCCCAACATCCAGATAGTCCGATTGCGCAAAATCGCATCGCGGAAAATACGCCCCATTGGCATCGGTGGGCTTTGCTGCTCTTGCCACTGATCTTGCGGATCGCGCCGCCATTGACCGATGGTAGGCAAACCTTGCTGTTGCGGCTTATCGCACAGTTGCCAGCACAGCCAAAGCCCCAATCCGATACCAATTGCGCCAGGGACGAGCAGTGCCGCTTGCCAGCCATAGTACGAGGCGAGAAACGCCGAGAGCAGAGGCACAGCCGCGCCGCCAATGCTGATGGAGGTATTCCAACACCCCCACCACGTACCGCGTTCATTGCGTGAATACCAAGTACTCAGCAATTTGGCGCAAGGCGGCCAACCCCATCCCTGAAAAAAGCCATTTAAGGTCCAGACCACCAGCAGGGCGGGCAAGGTGTGGCACAGCGTAAACACCACATTGAGCACGCCGGTCATCATCAAGCCGATACCCATGATCCAACGGGCTTGGGTTCGGTCACTGACAATGCCGGAAACAAATTTCGAACCGCCATAGGCCAGATAAAACAATGTGCCGAGTAAGCCGATATCGCCTTTGTCCAAGCCCAATTCCACCTGCATCACTGGCATGGCGTAATTGACACTTTTACGCGTCAGGTAAAAAGCGGCGTAACCCACTACCATCGCAGCCATCAGGCGTGGTCGCCAGTAGCGGTAACGCGCATTGACTTCCTCTGGCGTCAAAGGCTCAGGGGATAACGTCTTAGACGTCGTCGACGATGCAGTCATGGATTCCTCCGGTAATGGGAATGAGTGTAGGGAAGGTGAAAATGAAAAGGATGAGACAAGGTTTTAGATGACTAGGAATAATGCTTATTTATGATGGTTTTTGATCGCGTTCTGTGGACAGGCTCACACTGTCATGGGCACGGACATGGGTGGGTAAGTTCACGACCACCCGAGTGCCCACACGGCGTTGCAGTTGCCAGTCGCCGCCCAGCGCGCGCACACGTTCTTCTATGCCACGCAACCCCAGCCCACTACCTGACGATGGTGCCGCCATGCCCATACCATCATCGCGCACCTCTAAGGTGATGATATTATCCGTCAGACGCAGGCTAACGAGGATATTGCGGGCCTTAGCATGCTTGTTGATGTTATTGAGCAACTCTTGCACCAGTCGGTAAAGGGTAAACACCACTGCATCTTCACCGGGAGTGGGGGGCAGCGCATAATCTAGCTCAAAATTGATCCCTTGCTCAGCAAATGCAAACTCCTCGGCCAGATGGTGCAGCGCATGGTCCAGCGGCATTTCATCCAGCACCGGTGGGCGCAGTTGGCGCAATAACTGGCGAGTGGTTTGGTGGATACGTTGCGATAAATGACTGATTTGATTTGCCGCAGATTGTGCGGCTGGCGTAGGGGTGCTGCGGTTGACGAGCATGGCTTGAATTTGGATCGCGGTAATGTTCTGCCCAATCTCATCATGGAGCTCGCGGGCAATCTCTTTACGCACATCTTCCTCGGTATGCACGAGGCGCGCCATCAACTTGCGGCGGGTCTGCAACTCTTGTTCCAATTGATGACGATAGCGGTGTAAACGCTCGGCCAATTGTTGTTGGCGACTGATGGCGATCCCCAGTGTCAGCCCGAGCAATGCCTGAGTCGATAGAAACAATTCCAGTTCTGCTAAATCATGAAATGCGCCACTGGCTTGGCGTGTCACAGTGATCATCAAACTGCCTAATACCGCAGCGAGCACCCCGCCTTGCCAGCCGAATTTATAAGCCATAAACACGTTAGGCAGAAAGACGAAAATCAACAGCAGGCGTTCCATATTGGGCGCAATCGCCACTTGTACACAGACTAAAATCGCGAAAATAAGCGAACACCAAATCAGTAGCGACGTGCGCAGCGGTGGGTCTGGCATCTGCTGGGAAAATAGATTCCGAATATGCTGCTGTTTTAGATATTCATAAATGAGATAAGTAAACGGCACTAACAAGATACCGCCGGTAAAGGTCGCGAGCAGCGTTTGGGTTACAGGCAGAGGCAACCACCAGCCCAGTGCGGCGCCTTGCAGCAGGCTATTACCCGCCACCGCGGTCAGCAACATGAGCAGCCGTTGCCAATAAAGGGTGTAGTGATGCCAAAAACGCTGGGTGAGCCAAGCCGGGAGCAGACTGAGTAACGGTGACAATAGCACCAAGGTGGACGTTTGCAGTTGTTCACTGTGTAGCCACCAAAGCCCAAGGCATTCAGTCAGTAAGAGCACCGGCCAATAGCGCCGTGGTAGCAGAATCATTAAAGCCAGCCGCAGCCCTTGCGGCAGCAGCAAAATGGCATGCAAGCCCTCATCACTCAGGTAAAAGCTGATGGTCCACAATGCCAGCCAACTGAGAGAAAAGAAGATGGCTAAAAACAGCGATAGCCCCACTGAGCGCAGTTGCCACATGTCAGTTACCGGCTAGCAACTGGTGTTGCAGCGCGAAATGGACCAACTCGACCGTGGTTTCACATTGGAGTTTGCCCAAAATGTTTGCCCGATGAACATGCACTGTCTTATGGCTGAGGAACAGTTGGTCGGCAATGGCTTTGACACTGATGCCATTGACCAACAGCTGGAAAATTTCTTTTTCGCGGGGAGTCAGTACCGCCAATTGCTGTGGCTGTTGTGGCATATGCCGTAGCGCGCGCAGTGCATCGGCGCAGAGATAAAGTCCACCCCCATTGACGGTACGCAGCGCCTGTACTAGTTCGTCAGGGCCACAGCGCTTGGTTAAATACCCACTTGCACCCGCATCCATTGCGCTTTGCACAAAAGCGGTGGTGTCATAAATACTCAAAATAATGGCGCGGAAATGGGGCATTTTTTGGCGCAGACGCTTAAGCAAACTTAGCCCACTTTCGTCTGGCATCGAGATATCCATCACCGCGACGTGCACGTCAATGTCCGGCAGATTAGCCCAGGCTTCAACCGCTGAACCGTATTCACCAATAATACGAATATCTTTTTCCAGTGACAGCAACTGAGCAAAACCAGAGCGGACAACGATATGGTCATCTATCAATGCAACATTAATCATGTTTCTTCATTATTGCGGAGCCGATAAAGGCATGATGCTGATCAATCATTAGCTGAGCAATAATTGTTATCAGAAATGTTGGAGGCTTAACAGATGTGAGAAAAATCTGATTAGGATATCGTCAGTTATTGTTGAAAAAAGATGCTGTCGTTGAAAATGTTGCTCATGCTGAAAAATGATACGCCACCGGTAAAGGGGCGCATAACGGAGATTAACAGACTGCTGACGAACACTGATGACTCGATCTGGAACGGTGAGGGCAAGCAGAAGAGCAAAGCGTCCGCGCCATCAGGGATGATTTTACGGCGTCTTTACGATCTGCTTGTCCTCACCGCAACGGGCACATTGTCAGCTATCTCAGATTAAGCTTGTTTGCGGCTACGATAAATCCGTTGGGGGCGGCCAACCTTGCCATAAATGATTTCTGCTTGCAGCGCTTGATTCGCGGCACAGAATTCCAAGTAACGCCGAGCCGTGGTACGGCTTAGCCCGAGCGCTTGAGCAACATTTTCAGCGGTATATTCAGCAGCACTATCACTGAATAACGTTTGAATTTTATCCAGCGTCAGTTGATCGATCCCCAATGGCAGCGCCACTTTTTGCTCACCACGAGCATAAGTGTTGTACATCTCATCTATCTGGCGCTGATTAACCTTAGTACCATCCTGCAAGACCTGATGGCGATGGCTGTAGCGTGCTAATGATTGCTCCAGCCGTTCGTAGGCCACCGGCTTAATCAGATAATCAAACACCCCGTAACGAATTGCTTCAGAA
The window above is part of the Yersinia massiliensis genome. Proteins encoded here:
- the dpiA gene encoding two-component response regulator DpiA, whose translation is MEWLNILVVEDETPLAEMHAEFIKQSSYCHEVWLAGNLQQARSMVARFKPDLILLDNYLPDGNGLELLREMTLQGFTGGIIFVTAASDSETVSEAIRYGVFDYLIKPVAYERLEQSLARYSHRHQVLQDGTKVNQRQIDEMYNTYARGEQKVALPLGIDQLTLDKIQTLFSDSAAEYTAENVAQALGLSRTTARRYLEFCAANQALQAEIIYGKVGRPQRIYRSRKQA
- a CDS encoding MASE1 domain-containing sensor histidine kinase, with the protein product MWQLRSVGLSLFLAIFFSLSWLALWTISFYLSDEGLHAILLLPQGLRLALMILLPRRYWPVLLLTECLGLWWLHSEQLQTSTLVLLSPLLSLLPAWLTQRFWHHYTLYWQRLLMLLTAVAGNSLLQGAALGWWLPLPVTQTLLATFTGGILLVPFTYLIYEYLKQQHIRNLFSQQMPDPPLRTSLLIWCSLIFAILVCVQVAIAPNMERLLLIFVFLPNVFMAYKFGWQGGVLAAVLGSLMITVTRQASGAFHDLAELELFLSTQALLGLTLGIAISRQQQLAERLHRYRHQLEQELQTRRKLMARLVHTEEDVRKEIARELHDEIGQNITAIQIQAMLVNRSTPTPAAQSAANQISHLSQRIHQTTRQLLRQLRPPVLDEMPLDHALHHLAEEFAFAEQGINFELDYALPPTPGEDAVVFTLYRLVQELLNNINKHAKARNILVSLRLTDNIITLEVRDDGMGMAAPSSGSGLGLRGIEERVRALGGDWQLQRRVGTRVVVNLPTHVRAHDSVSLSTERDQKPS
- a CDS encoding ABC transporter substrate-binding protein; the encoded protein is MKLAPLSVLIAAGLALSAFTTVAKAEGRLVIYCSATNAMCEEEAKAFGEKYDVKTSFIRNGSGSTLAKVDAEKKNPQADVWYGGTLDPQSQAGEMDLLYAYQSPNLSQIMPQFRDPAKRKGNYSSAVYIGILGIGVNTDRLKEKGLPEPKCWKDLTNPVYKGEIQIADPQSSGTAYTALATFSQLWGEDAAFDYLKQLNANVSQYTKSGIAPARNAARGETTIGIGFLHDYSLEKEKGAPLKLISPCEGSGYEIGGVSILKGARNLDNAKLFVDWVLSKDAQELAWQKGQSYQILTNTTAATSPNSLKLEDLKLIDYDMDTYGATEMRKKLITKWVNDVKMGQ
- a CDS encoding response regulator transcription factor, with the protein product MINVALIDDHIVVRSGFAQLLSLEKDIRIIGEYGSAVEAWANLPDIDVHVAVMDISMPDESGLSLLKRLRQKMPHFRAIILSIYDTTAFVQSAMDAGASGYLTKRCGPDELVQALRTVNGGGLYLCADALRALRHMPQQPQQLAVLTPREKEIFQLLVNGISVKAIADQLFLSHKTVHVHRANILGKLQCETTVELVHFALQHQLLAGN
- the uhpC gene encoding MFS transporter family glucose-6-phosphate receptor UhpC, translating into MTASSTTSKTLSPEPLTPEEVNARYRYWRPRLMAAMVVGYAAFYLTRKSVNYAMPVMQVELGLDKGDIGLLGTLFYLAYGGSKFVSGIVSDRTQARWIMGIGLMMTGVLNVVFTLCHTLPALLVVWTLNGFFQGWGWPPCAKLLSTWYSRNERGTWWGCWNTSISIGGAAVPLLSAFLASYYGWQAALLVPGAIGIGLGLWLCWQLCDKPQQQGLPTIGQWRRDPQDQWQEQQSPPMPMGRIFRDAILRNRTIWMLGVSYVLVYLIRIALNDWGNIWLAESHGVNLISANATLSLFELGGLCGALFAGWGSDLLFRGQRAPMILLFALGLFLTMTALWLAPVHHYPLLSVTFFSIGFFVFGPQMLIGLAATEYTHKDAAGTVTGFLGLFAYLGAALAGWPLAQVLQHAGWQGFFALLTLASAGVGLLLMPLLMTGTNRLGFEPAGKRVPPTDKV